A section of the Streptomyces xinghaiensis S187 genome encodes:
- a CDS encoding AMP-dependent synthetase/ligase, with protein sequence MRELSLPPLVQKLRTGGLADSVYEIAERAPDRVQFSRREDGPGGIRWLPVTALGFRSEVTALAKGLIADGVRPGDRIAVMSRTRYEWTLFSYALWSIGAQLVPVYPTSSAEQVHWILSDTRASAVVVEHADEAMTVGAICDDLPQLRRIWQLDEGCVQELSALGRGIPDALVHRMRAGVSPGSAATITYTSGTTGRPRGCVITHANLAFECDTLIEGWRELLAEPGEQPAVLAFLPLSHVYGLMVQVACQRHGVRLGHQPDPSSDELLPALTSFRPTFLFAVPYVFERIYRTARRQAEQAQKLEAFDHAVDVAMRYAEAAERRSLLRGAGPGPALRVQHALHDRTVYARLRAVLGGRVRHAVSGGSPLSRELGLVFAGAGVTIYDGYGLTETAAAVTGHPIGRPKFGTVGRPLPGCAVHIAEDGEIWVRGDNVFAGYLDDREGTEEVLHEGWLATGDIGHLDEDGYLHLTGRKKDIIVTSGGKSVSPLILEERLRAHPLISRCLVVGDNRPFIAALITLDPEAVGHWQRLRFQQPMDLRVVVRHAELQEEIQRAVSRANTAVSRSESIRAFRVLPHDFSVRGGLLTPSLKLRRGAIVKAYAAEIAELYSR encoded by the coding sequence GTGCGCGAACTCAGCCTTCCGCCCCTGGTGCAGAAGCTCCGTACGGGAGGTCTCGCGGATTCCGTGTACGAGATCGCCGAAAGGGCCCCGGACCGGGTGCAGTTCTCCCGGCGCGAGGACGGCCCCGGCGGCATCCGCTGGCTCCCCGTCACGGCCCTCGGCTTCCGCAGCGAGGTGACGGCCCTGGCCAAGGGGCTGATCGCGGACGGCGTCCGGCCCGGCGACCGCATCGCCGTGATGTCCCGCACCCGCTACGAATGGACCCTCTTCTCCTACGCCCTGTGGTCCATCGGCGCCCAGCTCGTCCCCGTCTACCCCACCTCCTCCGCCGAGCAGGTGCACTGGATCCTCTCCGACACCCGCGCCTCCGCCGTCGTCGTCGAACACGCCGACGAGGCGATGACCGTCGGCGCCATCTGCGACGACCTCCCCCAGCTGCGCCGCATCTGGCAGCTCGACGAGGGCTGCGTCCAGGAGCTGTCCGCCCTGGGCCGCGGCATCCCCGACGCCCTGGTGCACCGGATGCGCGCCGGGGTCAGCCCCGGCTCGGCGGCCACCATCACGTACACCTCCGGCACCACCGGCCGCCCCCGGGGCTGCGTGATCACCCACGCCAACCTGGCCTTCGAGTGCGACACCCTCATCGAGGGCTGGCGCGAACTCCTCGCCGAACCGGGCGAACAGCCCGCCGTCCTCGCCTTCCTCCCGCTCTCCCACGTCTACGGCCTGATGGTGCAGGTGGCCTGCCAGCGCCACGGCGTCCGCCTCGGCCACCAGCCGGACCCGTCCTCCGACGAACTCCTCCCCGCCCTCACCTCGTTCCGGCCCACCTTCCTCTTCGCCGTGCCGTACGTCTTCGAACGGATCTACCGCACCGCCCGCCGGCAGGCCGAACAGGCCCAGAAACTGGAGGCCTTCGACCACGCCGTGGACGTCGCCATGCGCTACGCCGAGGCCGCCGAACGGCGCTCCCTGCTCCGCGGCGCCGGACCGGGGCCCGCGCTGCGCGTCCAGCACGCCCTGCACGACCGCACCGTCTACGCCCGGCTGCGCGCGGTGCTCGGGGGCCGGGTGCGGCACGCCGTCTCCGGCGGATCACCGCTCTCCCGGGAGCTCGGCCTGGTCTTCGCGGGCGCCGGCGTCACCATCTACGACGGCTACGGCCTCACCGAGACGGCCGCCGCCGTCACCGGCCACCCGATCGGCCGCCCCAAGTTCGGCACCGTCGGCCGCCCGCTGCCCGGATGCGCCGTGCACATCGCGGAGGACGGCGAGATCTGGGTGCGCGGGGACAACGTCTTCGCCGGGTACCTCGACGACCGGGAGGGCACCGAGGAGGTGCTGCACGAGGGCTGGCTGGCCACCGGCGACATCGGCCACCTCGACGAGGACGGCTATCTCCACCTGACCGGGCGCAAGAAGGACATCATCGTCACCAGCGGCGGCAAGAGCGTCTCCCCGCTCATCCTGGAGGAACGGCTCCGCGCGCACCCGCTCATCTCGCGCTGCCTGGTCGTCGGGGACAACCGGCCGTTCATCGCGGCCCTGATCACCCTGGACCCGGAGGCCGTGGGCCACTGGCAGCGGCTCCGCTTCCAGCAGCCCATGGACCTGCGGGTGGTGGTGCGCCACGCGGAGCTGCAGGAGGAGATCCAGCGCGCGGTGTCCCGCGCCAACACCGCCGTCTCCCGCAGCGAGTCCATCCGCGCCTTCCGCGTCCTGCCGCACGACTTCAGCGTCCGGGGCGGCCTGCTGACCCCCTCCCTGAAGCTCCGCCGCGGGGCCATCGTCAAGGCGTACGCGGCCGAGATCGCCGAGCTGTACTCCCGGTGA
- a CDS encoding kelch motif-containing protein: protein MRHLITPRFRTTALGAAAFLALAGLNAPAAISYAERTYHAYKIEQPEYKARYGHWDLLGVPEKYRVNAIHAALLHTGKVLLIAGSGNNEKMFKAGTFKTLLWDPEKNTFRLIPTPEDLFCSGHAQLPSGKLLVAGGTARYEVLEGKVERAGGGMLVKNEDPDRPHHFPRGTVFRSPDGKQYRTTRAFELPAAEKKKRKGGKVTVTASEERVFVEAVRKGRSQVTRRPAQYSVDGLKGADRRNVYGLAQSLTLDKQDYHGLDVAYEFDPVAERYLPVDPMAEARWYPTLATLKDGRVLAVSGLDEIGQVVPGKNEVFDPETRTWSPAPERYFPTYPALFLTRGGDLFYSGSNAGYGPADKGRAPGLWNVEKNTFRPVPGLADQDQLETSASVLLPPAQEQKVMVLGGGGVGESPKSTARTAVADLARKDPRFTPGPDLPQGTRYLSSVLLPDDTVFTTGGSEDYRGKGESDIHKAQFYLPEENAFRPAASPVVGRNYHSEALLLPDGRVATFGSDPLYADPDNNQPGTFEQRVEIFSPPYLHRGERPRITGGPDGAERGDTAVFTVESARRAARARLMRPSAVTHTTDVEQRSVELGLERRSGGRLALTVPEDPTLVPRGWYMLFVTDSAGVPSKAHWVHIR from the coding sequence GTGCGCCATCTGATCACCCCCCGCTTCCGCACCACGGCCCTCGGCGCGGCCGCTTTCCTCGCCCTGGCCGGGCTCAACGCGCCCGCCGCCATCAGCTACGCCGAGCGCACCTACCACGCCTACAAGATCGAACAGCCGGAGTACAAGGCGCGGTACGGCCACTGGGACCTGCTCGGCGTCCCGGAGAAGTACCGGGTCAACGCCATCCACGCGGCGCTGCTGCACACCGGCAAGGTGCTGCTGATCGCCGGGTCCGGCAACAACGAGAAGATGTTCAAGGCGGGCACCTTCAAGACGCTGCTCTGGGACCCGGAGAAGAACACCTTCCGGCTGATCCCCACCCCCGAGGACCTGTTCTGCTCGGGCCACGCCCAGCTCCCCAGCGGGAAGCTGCTGGTGGCCGGCGGCACCGCCCGCTACGAGGTGCTGGAGGGCAAGGTCGAACGCGCGGGCGGCGGAATGCTCGTCAAGAACGAGGACCCGGACCGGCCGCACCACTTCCCCCGCGGCACCGTCTTCCGTTCCCCGGACGGCAAGCAGTACCGCACCACCCGGGCGTTCGAGCTCCCCGCCGCCGAGAAGAAGAAGCGCAAGGGCGGCAAGGTCACCGTCACGGCGAGCGAGGAGCGGGTCTTCGTCGAGGCCGTGCGGAAGGGCCGGAGCCAGGTCACCCGGCGCCCCGCCCAGTACTCCGTCGACGGGCTGAAGGGCGCGGACCGGCGGAACGTCTACGGTCTCGCGCAGTCCCTCACCCTGGACAAGCAGGACTACCACGGCCTGGACGTCGCCTACGAGTTCGACCCCGTGGCCGAGCGGTACCTGCCGGTCGACCCGATGGCGGAGGCCCGCTGGTACCCCACCCTGGCCACCCTGAAGGACGGCCGGGTCCTCGCCGTCTCCGGTCTGGACGAGATCGGCCAGGTCGTCCCCGGCAAGAACGAGGTCTTCGACCCGGAGACGCGGACCTGGTCGCCCGCGCCGGAACGTTACTTCCCCACCTATCCGGCGCTCTTCCTGACCCGCGGCGGAGACCTGTTCTACTCGGGCTCCAACGCCGGCTACGGCCCCGCCGACAAGGGCCGCGCGCCCGGGCTGTGGAACGTGGAGAAGAACACCTTCCGCCCGGTGCCCGGCCTCGCCGACCAGGACCAGCTGGAGACCTCGGCCTCGGTGCTGCTGCCGCCCGCCCAGGAACAGAAGGTGATGGTGCTGGGCGGCGGGGGCGTCGGCGAGTCGCCCAAGTCCACCGCGCGCACCGCCGTCGCGGACCTGGCGCGGAAGGACCCCCGCTTCACCCCGGGGCCCGATCTGCCGCAGGGCACCCGCTATCTCTCCAGCGTGCTGCTGCCGGACGACACCGTCTTCACCACCGGCGGCTCGGAGGACTACCGCGGCAAGGGCGAGAGCGACATCCACAAGGCGCAGTTCTACCTCCCGGAGGAGAACGCGTTCCGGCCCGCCGCGTCCCCGGTGGTGGGCCGCAACTACCACTCCGAGGCGCTGCTGCTGCCCGACGGGCGGGTGGCCACCTTCGGCTCCGACCCGCTCTACGCCGACCCGGACAACAACCAGCCGGGCACCTTCGAGCAGCGCGTCGAGATCTTCTCCCCGCCGTATCTGCACCGGGGCGAGCGGCCGCGGATCACCGGCGGGCCGGACGGGGCCGAGCGCGGCGACACGGCCGTCTTCACCGTCGAGTCCGCCCGGCGCGCGGCCCGGGCCCGGCTGATGCGGCCCAGCGCCGTCACCCACACCACGGATGTCGAGCAGCGCTCCGTCGAGCTGGGACTGGAGCGGCGGAGCGGCGGGCGGCTGGCGCTGACGGTGCCCGAGGACCCGACGCTGGTGCCGCGCGGCTGGTACATGCTCTTCGTGACGGACTCCGCGGGTGTGCCCTCGAAGGCCCACTGGGTGCACATCCGCTGA
- a CDS encoding glycosyltransferase family 2 protein has protein sequence MASPNSVTQKAGEQPAPDSPPAYDYERYSRLAGPLHDPVEEEKPYRVAYRSLLAQEPHRIRATLLLCAAPLFSALLLFWLLQPAHWVHRPYVSGWESAADTTMLVSIGLIEFFRLCTVFSNAHATLVARDPVPVTPEPGTRVAFLTSFVPGKEPIEMVTRTLEAAVRIRHRGTVHVWLLDEGDDPAAKAVCARLGVRHFTRKGVEKWNQSTGPHRARTKHGNYNAWLDAHGGDYDFFASVDTDHVPLPNYLERMLGFFRDPDVAFVIGPQVYGNYDTAVTKAAESQQFLFHALIQRAGNAYGSPMFVGTSNAVRIKAIQGIGGLYDSITEDMATGFEIHRARNPETGRKWRSVYTPDVLAVGEGPAAWTDFFTQQLRWSRGTYETILKQFWKAPFSLPPGRLLNYALMVVYYPMTALNWLLAALSCLLFLVVGASGLHVPAEIWLMLYSDAAALQIGLYIWNRRHNVSPHEPEGSGGLAGMAMSALSAPIYAKSLVDAVLRRKSSFVVTPKGDSASPDRLATFRIHLFWAAVFGGSVVAALFLGHLHAAITAWALLAVALCLAPVLVWAAGGRRRRSTVAAVPAVPAARADSSAGPAGTDSARRDPARSPAVPAAVPAASTASPAPACAPTAASPKRDTPAEKDPLCAI, from the coding sequence ATGGCGTCACCGAATTCCGTAACCCAGAAGGCCGGGGAGCAGCCCGCCCCCGATTCCCCTCCGGCCTACGATTACGAGCGGTACAGCAGACTCGCGGGACCGCTCCACGACCCGGTAGAGGAAGAAAAGCCGTACCGGGTGGCGTACCGCAGCCTGCTGGCGCAGGAACCGCACCGGATCCGCGCCACCCTGCTGCTCTGCGCCGCCCCCCTCTTCTCCGCGCTGCTGCTGTTCTGGCTGCTCCAGCCGGCGCACTGGGTGCACCGCCCGTACGTGTCCGGCTGGGAATCCGCCGCGGACACCACGATGCTCGTCTCGATCGGCCTCATCGAGTTCTTCCGGCTGTGCACGGTCTTCTCGAACGCCCACGCGACGCTCGTCGCCCGTGACCCCGTGCCCGTCACCCCCGAGCCCGGCACCCGGGTCGCCTTCCTGACCTCGTTCGTGCCCGGCAAGGAGCCGATCGAGATGGTCACCAGGACCCTGGAGGCCGCCGTCCGCATCCGGCACCGCGGCACCGTGCACGTCTGGCTCCTCGACGAGGGCGACGACCCGGCGGCGAAGGCCGTCTGCGCCCGCCTCGGCGTCCGCCACTTCACCCGCAAGGGCGTGGAGAAGTGGAACCAGTCCACCGGCCCGCACCGCGCCCGGACCAAGCACGGCAACTACAACGCCTGGCTGGACGCCCACGGCGGGGACTACGACTTCTTCGCCTCCGTCGACACCGACCACGTGCCGCTCCCCAACTATCTGGAGCGCATGCTCGGCTTCTTCCGCGATCCGGACGTCGCCTTCGTCATCGGCCCCCAGGTGTACGGGAATTACGACACCGCCGTCACCAAGGCCGCGGAAAGCCAGCAGTTCCTGTTCCACGCGCTGATCCAGCGGGCCGGGAACGCCTATGGCTCCCCCATGTTCGTCGGCACCTCCAACGCCGTCCGCATCAAGGCCATCCAGGGAATCGGCGGCCTCTACGACTCCATCACCGAGGACATGGCGACCGGTTTCGAGATCCACCGGGCCAGGAATCCGGAGACCGGGCGGAAATGGCGCTCCGTCTACACCCCCGACGTGCTCGCCGTCGGTGAGGGGCCGGCCGCCTGGACGGACTTCTTCACCCAGCAGCTCCGCTGGTCGCGGGGCACGTACGAGACCATCCTCAAGCAGTTCTGGAAGGCCCCGTTCTCCCTTCCGCCGGGCCGGCTGCTCAATTACGCGCTGATGGTCGTCTACTACCCGATGACGGCGCTCAACTGGCTGCTCGCCGCCCTGAGCTGCCTGCTCTTCCTCGTCGTCGGCGCGTCCGGGCTGCACGTCCCCGCGGAGATCTGGCTGATGCTGTACAGCGACGCGGCGGCCCTGCAGATCGGGCTCTACATCTGGAACCGGCGGCACAACGTCTCCCCGCACGAACCGGAGGGGTCCGGCGGACTGGCCGGCATGGCGATGTCCGCCCTCTCCGCGCCCATCTACGCCAAGTCGCTGGTCGACGCCGTACTGCGCCGCAAGAGCTCCTTCGTGGTGACGCCCAAGGGCGACTCCGCCAGCCCCGACCGGCTCGCCACCTTCCGGATCCATCTCTTCTGGGCCGCGGTCTTCGGCGGATCGGTGGTGGCCGCCCTCTTCCTGGGCCATCTGCACGCCGCCATAACGGCCTGGGCCCTGCTCGCCGTCGCCCTGTGCCTCGCCCCCGTGCTCGTCTGGGCGGCCGGCGGGCGGCGGAGGCGGAGCACGGTCGCCGCGGTCCCCGCCGTCCCCGCGGCCCGGGCGGACTCCTCCGCCGGACCGGCGGGCACGGACTCCGCCCGCCGCGACCCGGCCCGCTCCCCCGCCGTCCCCGCCGCCGTCCCCGCCGCGTCGACGGCCTCGCCCGCGCCCGCGTGCGCGCCGACGGCCGCGTCCCCGAAGCGTGACACCCCCGCAGAGAAGGACCCGCTGTGCGCCATCTGA
- a CDS encoding DUF397 domain-containing protein, protein MRGETELAWFKSSYSGGEGDSCVEVVVTQQTVRVRDSKDVTRPALAVGREEWMSFLGFASGR, encoded by the coding sequence ATGCGCGGTGAGACGGAACTCGCCTGGTTCAAGTCCAGCTACAGCGGCGGCGAGGGTGATAGCTGCGTGGAGGTCGTGGTCACTCAACAGACCGTCCGCGTGCGGGACTCTAAGGACGTGACCCGCCCGGCTCTCGCGGTCGGCCGCGAGGAGTGGATGTCGTTCCTCGGGTTCGCGTCAGGGCGCTGA
- a CDS encoding DUF397 domain-containing protein translates to MNSGKTELAWFKSSYSGSQGDDCVEVAIAEQAVHVRDSKDTTRPAFTVGREEWASFLGFASGR, encoded by the coding sequence ATGAACAGCGGTAAGACGGAACTCGCCTGGTTCAAGTCCAGCTACAGCGGCAGCCAGGGCGACGACTGCGTGGAGGTGGCGATCGCTGAACAAGCCGTCCACGTAAGGGACTCCAAGGACACGACCCGCCCGGCCTTCACCGTCGGCCGCGAGGAGTGGGCATCGTTCCTCGGGTTCGCGTCAGGGCGCTGA
- a CDS encoding helix-turn-helix domain-containing protein: MDIVEGGPAAVAGHEAETGAGEETGGEGVGLPQQGPAGEWEREPCPSDSLRTFGAFVQALREHAGLSRADLGARVHFSKHTVESVELGRRMPDPRFVERAEEALGNTGALRKAARHLTRGEPGLAAWFRRWARLEREAVSLCTYENRLVPGLLQSETYARAVIEGTIPLRTDEHLEAQLTARMERQKMLRERPTVPFSFIVEEHVFWRQFGDAEAMRGLLDHVLELSAPRNVTLQVVPLDAGLHACLDGPVRILETPAGQRLGYSEGQQNGRLISDRKEVSLLCNRYETLRSQALSPTESRALLERLRGER, encoded by the coding sequence ATGGACATCGTCGAAGGGGGCCCGGCTGCTGTGGCCGGGCACGAGGCGGAAACGGGAGCCGGAGAGGAAACCGGGGGCGAAGGCGTCGGCCTGCCGCAGCAGGGGCCGGCCGGGGAGTGGGAGCGGGAGCCGTGTCCCTCGGACAGCCTGCGGACGTTCGGAGCGTTCGTCCAGGCGCTGCGCGAGCACGCGGGGCTCAGCCGCGCGGACCTCGGCGCGCGGGTGCACTTCTCCAAGCACACCGTCGAGTCGGTGGAGTTGGGGCGCCGCATGCCCGACCCGAGATTCGTGGAGCGCGCGGAGGAAGCGCTCGGCAACACCGGCGCCCTGCGGAAGGCGGCCCGTCACCTCACTCGGGGCGAGCCCGGGCTCGCGGCCTGGTTCCGGCGCTGGGCGCGGCTGGAGCGGGAGGCGGTGAGCCTGTGTACGTACGAGAACCGGCTGGTGCCAGGGCTGTTGCAATCCGAGACGTACGCACGGGCAGTGATCGAGGGCACGATCCCGTTGCGGACCGACGAGCACTTGGAAGCACAGCTGACCGCCCGAATGGAACGGCAGAAGATGTTGCGGGAGCGGCCGACCGTGCCGTTCAGCTTCATCGTGGAAGAGCACGTGTTCTGGCGGCAGTTCGGCGACGCGGAGGCCATGCGCGGGCTGCTGGACCACGTCCTGGAGCTCAGCGCCCCGCGCAACGTGACACTTCAAGTGGTGCCGCTGGATGCAGGGCTGCACGCGTGCCTGGACGGACCGGTGCGAATCTTGGAGACCCCGGCGGGGCAGCGGCTCGGCTACTCCGAGGGTCAGCAGAACGGACGGCTCATCTCCGACCGGAAAGAGGTGAGCCTGCTCTGCAATCGCTATGAAACACTGCGCTCGCAGGCCCTGAGCCCAACAGAATCCCGGGCCCTGCTGGAGCGACTGCGAGGAGAGCGATGA
- a CDS encoding putative immunity protein, which translates to MILPKVRGPRFVTIRRGGTLADAHHRLLALWAAACAEHVLGLVESSRPGDPRPRQAIEHARAWVRGEVTMMRARAAGGHAMGAARDLRGAARHAAYAAGQAGAVAHVAAHELGAAAYAIKAARAAAPEGESETAGRLECQWQRDQLPEPVRELVLDDQRLRNDICWSVFDC; encoded by the coding sequence GTGATCCTCCCGAAGGTCCGCGGCCCTCGCTTCGTGACGATCCGCCGAGGTGGGACTCTCGCCGATGCGCATCACCGTCTCCTCGCCCTGTGGGCTGCCGCCTGCGCGGAGCACGTCCTCGGCCTCGTCGAGTCGTCCCGGCCCGGGGACCCGCGACCGCGCCAGGCGATCGAGCATGCCCGGGCCTGGGTGCGCGGCGAGGTCACGATGATGCGCGCTCGCGCGGCGGGCGGCCACGCGATGGGGGCGGCCAGAGACCTGCGCGGGGCAGCACGGCATGCCGCGTACGCCGCCGGTCAGGCCGGGGCCGTCGCCCACGTCGCCGCGCACGAGCTCGGCGCGGCCGCCTACGCGATCAAGGCCGCGCGTGCGGCAGCACCGGAAGGCGAGAGCGAGACCGCGGGACGGCTCGAGTGCCAGTGGCAGCGCGATCAGCTCCCGGAGCCGGTTCGCGAGCTCGTACTTGACGACCAGCGGCTGCGCAACGACATCTGCTGGTCGGTATTCGACTGCTGA
- a CDS encoding putative immunity protein, translating to MAQRSTHTVSGDFDLTMHELRVVARYVVRHAEDVLPVFEQAVPGDPRPRAAVDAAWAFINGARRTTLQRVTSLDAHRAARSAPSEAARLAARSAGDAASAAYLHPIAQAGQVGHILRASASAAHIGELTAGGDPAIADALLERSRRRATPVLIDVLCRYPLSTGGSSRVARLMSTLDHSLRQAAERPRGHTAASGADVRGRECTS from the coding sequence ATGGCGCAGAGAAGCACGCACACCGTGTCCGGAGACTTCGATCTGACGATGCACGAACTGCGCGTCGTGGCGCGTTACGTGGTTCGGCACGCAGAGGACGTCCTACCGGTCTTCGAGCAGGCTGTTCCCGGTGATCCGCGCCCTCGTGCGGCGGTCGACGCGGCCTGGGCGTTCATCAACGGTGCCCGCAGGACGACATTGCAGCGCGTCACGTCCCTCGACGCTCATCGAGCCGCCCGGTCCGCGCCCTCCGAAGCCGCGCGACTGGCCGCGCGATCCGCCGGTGACGCCGCGTCGGCCGCATACCTGCATCCCATCGCCCAGGCCGGCCAGGTCGGCCACATCCTGCGGGCCTCCGCGAGCGCCGCACACATCGGAGAGCTCACGGCGGGCGGCGACCCCGCGATCGCGGATGCCCTGCTGGAACGGTCGCGGCGGCGAGCGACACCGGTACTCATCGATGTGCTCTGCCGCTATCCGCTCTCGACGGGCGGCAGCAGTCGTGTCGCCCGGTTGATGAGCACTCTGGATCATTCCCTGCGTCAGGCGGCTGAGCGGCCGCGGGGGCACACCGCGGCGAGCGGCGCCGATGTGCGCGGGAGGGAGTGCACGTCGTGA
- a CDS encoding MerR family transcriptional regulator, with protein sequence MRPVDLARRHGLSPQTVRNYEDAGIIPPAHRSRTGYRDYTATHAAGLAAYLALVPAFGYSTSRRIMHAATGGRLDEALEYVDDGHALLARDRGTLRTVEAALAHLGAAAPDAAGTRAPYSIGELARHLALNPATLRTWERAGVLTPRRDPRGHRQYLAQDVRDAELAHLLRRGGRPLGAIATVLGELRDAGSLEALASTLEGWRRDLTSRGRAQLYAAGQLSAYLDALDRSVRTG encoded by the coding sequence GTGCGGCCCGTGGACCTGGCGCGTCGCCATGGCCTCTCCCCGCAGACGGTCCGCAACTACGAGGACGCCGGCATCATCCCGCCGGCCCACCGCAGCCGGACCGGCTACCGGGACTACACCGCCACTCATGCCGCCGGCCTCGCGGCCTACCTGGCGCTCGTCCCCGCCTTCGGTTACTCGACGAGCCGACGCATCATGCATGCCGCCACCGGCGGCCGGCTCGACGAAGCACTGGAGTACGTCGACGACGGGCACGCGCTCCTGGCCCGCGACCGCGGCACGCTGCGAACCGTCGAAGCGGCGCTCGCTCATCTCGGAGCCGCCGCCCCGGATGCGGCCGGCACCCGGGCGCCGTACAGCATCGGTGAACTCGCCCGCCACCTCGCGCTCAACCCGGCCACCCTGCGCACCTGGGAACGCGCTGGAGTCCTCACCCCACGACGTGACCCGCGCGGGCACCGCCAGTACCTCGCGCAGGACGTGCGCGACGCCGAACTGGCGCACCTGCTGCGCCGGGGAGGCCGGCCCCTGGGCGCCATCGCCACCGTCCTCGGAGAACTCCGCGACGCCGGCAGCCTCGAAGCGCTGGCGAGCACCCTGGAAGGGTGGCGGCGCGACCTCACGTCCCGCGGAAGGGCCCAGCTGTACGCCGCCGGTCAGCTCTCCGCCTACCTCGACGCCTTGGACCGGTCCGTGAGAACCGGCTGA
- a CDS encoding VOC family protein — protein MSSRLFAITFDAHEPEHLARFWSGLLGLERAGDSSSTSHSYDGVAVPSANDAGYRLGFRPSPTRKVAQNRLHFDLNTSSPEEQRETVARALDLGAHHADIGQGPDIPHVVLADPEGNEFCVLEPDNKFLAGCGVIGALACDGSQAVGYFWSEALGWPLVWDQDEETAVQSPDGGTKITWGGPPRMPDPAKDLHLDLAPDGDQRAEVERLLSLGAKRLDHAPSGDGAVLLADPDGNEFRVLPHR, from the coding sequence ATGAGTAGCCGACTCTTCGCAATCACCTTCGACGCGCACGAGCCCGAACACCTGGCCCGCTTCTGGTCGGGCCTGCTGGGCCTGGAGCGAGCCGGCGACTCCTCCTCCACCTCCCACTCCTACGACGGCGTCGCTGTGCCGTCCGCGAACGACGCCGGCTACCGCCTCGGCTTCCGTCCCTCCCCAACGCGCAAAGTCGCCCAGAACCGGCTGCACTTCGACCTGAACACATCCTCCCCGGAGGAGCAGCGGGAGACCGTGGCCCGGGCGCTCGACCTGGGCGCGCACCACGCCGACATCGGCCAGGGGCCGGACATCCCCCATGTGGTGCTGGCCGACCCCGAGGGCAACGAGTTCTGCGTCCTGGAGCCGGACAACAAGTTCCTCGCCGGATGCGGCGTCATCGGGGCGCTCGCCTGCGACGGTTCGCAGGCCGTGGGCTACTTCTGGAGCGAGGCGCTGGGCTGGCCGCTGGTCTGGGACCAGGATGAGGAGACCGCCGTCCAGTCGCCGGACGGCGGCACGAAGATCACATGGGGCGGCCCGCCCCGCATGCCGGACCCCGCCAAGGACCTGCACCTCGACCTCGCGCCGGACGGCGACCAGCGCGCGGAGGTCGAGCGGCTGCTCTCCCTCGGCGCGAAGCGCCTCGACCACGCCCCGAGCGGGGACGGCGCGGTGCTCCTGGCCGACCCGGACGGCAACGAGTTCCGCGTACTCCCGCACCGCTGA